The following DNA comes from Bradyrhizobium sp. SK17.
GGCTATTCAGACCGCGGACACAGTCGCCACGCTCAAGGATCTGGCGGTCTGGTTGAAGAGCGCCGCCGGCTACACCGGCGACGAAAGCGGCGCGCTGGCGTTCTTCAGCGGCCTGCCGGCGTCGCAGCGGGCGCAGTACCCGACCAGCACGCCGCTTTATGCCTGGCTCAAGAGCACCGGTTATGCCGGTACGCAAGGCGACGCGATCGCCTATTTCCTCGGCAGCAGCGCGTTGCAGAGCCGCTTTACCTACAATGCGATGCTCTACGGCTGGCTACAGGTCAACTACGGCTACACCGGCGATCAGGACGGCGCACTCGGCTTCTTCCGTAGCGCGCTCTCGCTGCAACAACAGGCGACGTTCGATCGCATGGTCTACTTCGCGGAATTGACGGCGAGCGGCCGGGAGTACAACGACGCCAGTGGTCTGCGTCCGGGAAGCTATCTGCGCGGGCGCGACGCGATCGCGGTGCTGTTTCCGAGCCAGGGCGCCGGCGGGCAACCGCAAAGCTACCAAGGTGACATCACCTTGTTCAGCGCGCTCGATGCCAATGGCAGATCCCTCAGCGGCTTCGTCCGCACCGGACCCAGCAATGGCAGCGATGGCGGCAGCATCCAGTTGATGGCGCCGGGCGGAAAGGTGCTGGTCGGCACCGAAGGCGTGACACCCACGTCGGATGCGGGCCTCGTCTCGCTGGGGCAGGGTGGCGACATCGGCATCTATGCGCAGGGTAGTATCCTGCTCGGGCAAAGCCGCGTCATGACCGTCTATGGCGGCAACATCAGCGCCTGGTCGGCGGAGGGCGACATCAACGCCGGCCGCGGCTCCAAGACCACCGCGATCTACACGCCGCCAAACCGGACCTATGATCCTTACGGCGGTGTGCAATTGACCCCTGTGCCGCCGGTGTTCGGCGCGGGTGTCGCCACCATCCAGCAAGTTCCGAGCGTAAGACCGGGCAATATCGACCTCGTCGCGCCGCTTGGCAGCATCGATCTCGGCGAGGCCGGCGTCCGCGTCTCCGGCAACGTCAACCTGGCTGCGTTGCAAATCATCAATGCGACCAACATCCAGGTACAGGGCGTGTCGTCGGGCCTGCCGGTCGTCACCGGTCCGCCGGTCGGTGCGCTGACCTCCGCAAACAACACGACTGCGGCGTCTCAGCAGGCGCAGCCCGCGGCACCTGCTGCCAACAGTCAGCCCTCGATCATCATCGTCGAGGTGCTTGGCTATGGCGGCGGAGCCGACGGCGAGACGTCCCCGGAGGACAAGCGGCGGCCGCCACCGGCCGAGCAACGGAGCTACAATCCCAACGATCCCCTCAAAGTGGTCGGCTACGGCCCGCTCACCGACATCGACACGCGAGGCCTCACGGACGAAGAGAAGCGCAAGCTTGTTCCGCAGTGACGCCGGGGTGTCTTCCGTTCCGATTGAATCGGAACGGGGCTCTGGATTGTTGGACTGACGCGTTTCCTTCCCGCGAACCGCTGTCCATTTCGCGGGAAGGCGCTCTAAGAGGCAGGCAGGGGCTTCGAACGTGGGTGATGTCAATCAGGCCAGGCTGCGCGACCAGTTGGTGGAGAACTATGGCGGGCTCATTACAAGGCTGACGCGCCGCCTGGGATCCTCCGACTTCGCCCATGAAGCGCTGCACGAGACATTCCTGCGGCTGGATCGGGTCACGGAAGCGGAGCCGGTGCGCAGCCCGAACGACTATCTGTTTCGCATCGCTATCAATGTCGCCAAGGATCGCCACCGGGCGCAGAATTATCGCGTCGGCGTGTCCGACGTGGAAGCAATATTGGATATCTGCGATGATCAGCCCGACGCCACGAGGGTGGTCGAGGCGCGCTCGGAGATCGCAGCCTTGAAGCGCGCGTTGGCCGAGCTTCCGGAGCGGCCGCGTCGCGTGCTCGAGGGCATTTCGATCGAGGGCCGCACAGCGCATGACGTGGCGGATCACCTGCGGGTCAGCCTTCGGACGGTCGAGAATGATCTCCGGCTGGCCTTGCGGCATTGTGCGGCCGCTCTTGGCCGCACCGTGGTCCGCCGCTCCGGTGGGCCGAGGTTGCGTCCGTGACGGGTGGCGCAGCCTCTACCGAACCTGCGCGGCTACTTCAACATCGCCGCGACATTGTCCTTGGTCACGACGTCCAGACCGGTGTGGATGATCTCCGGCACCTTCTGGCCTTTCTTGATCGCCAGCAGGGTGTCCATCGCCTTTCCGCCCATCTCGAATGGGCGCTGGCCGATCAGTGAGTTGGCATAACCCTCGTTGAGCAACTCGAGTTGCATCCTGAGGGTGTCGGCCGCGACGAGTGTGAACTTGCCGGCGTCGAGATCCTTCTTGCTCTTGCTGACGAATGCCTTGAAGCCTTCCGGCGCGAACATCGGCCAGCCGCCGACCGGGATGATCGCTGCGAGGTCTGGGGTCGCCGTGCGCAGATCGGTCATCTGCTGTACGGCAAGCGCGGGGTCGTCGTTGCAGAAGGTCGGCGAGCCCCCGACCTCGGTCCACTTCGAGCCCTTGAGCGCCTCACGAACACCGTCGACGCGCTCGGCCAGGTTCTCCGCGCCGGGCCCGCCCGAGATCAGCGCGTACTTGCCGCCACCAGGCCGGAGCTTGAGCAATTGCTTGCCGAGCGCGACGCCGAACTCCCTGTTGTCGGTGCCGATATAGGCAATCCGCTTCGAGCCCGGCGCGTCCGAATCGAACGTGATGACGGGAATGCCGGCCGCGGTTGCCGCCTCGATCGACTTGGTCATAGCCGCGACATCGGCGACCGAGATGGCCAGGCCGTCGACCTTCTGGGTGATGAAATCCTGGATGATCTGCGCTTGCGTCGCC
Coding sequences within:
- a CDS encoding sugar-binding protein, whose amino-acid sequence is MRRALLAAAVLTVMATPAFAQNYKFVIVPKAMNNPFFDFARDGCQKRAKELGNVECIYKGPVEHEPATQAQIIQDFITQKVDGLAISVADVAAMTKSIEAATAAGIPVITFDSDAPGSKRIAYIGTDNREFGVALGKQLLKLRPGGGKYALISGGPGAENLAERVDGVREALKGSKWTEVGGSPTFCNDDPALAVQQMTDLRTATPDLAAIIPVGGWPMFAPEGFKAFVSKSKKDLDAGKFTLVAADTLRMQLELLNEGYANSLIGQRPFEMGGKAMDTLLAIKKGQKVPEIIHTGLDVVTKDNVAAMLK
- a CDS encoding RNA polymerase sigma factor, which codes for MGDVNQARLRDQLVENYGGLITRLTRRLGSSDFAHEALHETFLRLDRVTEAEPVRSPNDYLFRIAINVAKDRHRAQNYRVGVSDVEAILDICDDQPDATRVVEARSEIAALKRALAELPERPRRVLEGISIEGRTAHDVADHLRVSLRTVENDLRLALRHCAAALGRTVVRRSGGPRLRP